The following DNA comes from Strix uralensis isolate ZFMK-TIS-50842 chromosome 28, bStrUra1, whole genome shotgun sequence.
CCTGCAACGTGGCTGAGCTCCCCTTGGGTCCACAGCGGGCAGGAGACTGTGCTGGACTGCAAGAGCTGAGGGCAGAGCAGGTTGGACCCAACGCAGAGCCCTGGGAGGAAACCCAACGTGCCGACGCATCGCCGGTGGCCAAAACGCCCACAGAGGGACAGCTCGCAGCCCAACCGAGCCCCATTTTGACCCCTAAAAGTGATACAAAAGAGGAGTCGAGCAGAGACCCTACTTGTAACTCCCTGGCCCTGCCTGCGCCCACAGACGGGGGCTGGCACAGAGGCTCGGCCGTGGGGCAGATGGTGGCAGCCCTGGACCTGTGGGTCGTGGGGCCCAAAACCTGGAGCTTCAAGTCCAATCAGCACCAGGTTACTCGGTCGTTGCCAGCCCTGAAGGTTGAGGTTGGCTCCCCCGGGGCTGAAGATGACCCTGGGAAGGATGGTGATGGCGCAGGGAGGGCACCCATGGGACCTGAGGGTGCTGGAGAGCCTGGGGAGACTGAGCTGGTGGAGGAGAGGGTGGAGTGGGGTGAAGAATCGCTGACGCCCAGTGTGACGGAGGAGGTGGGTGGGGGGTCAGATGTGTTCAAGGAGCGACAGGAGCCTCTGGCTGAgctgggagaggctggaggagagaaCAAAGGGGAGAGAAACTCAGCCGTGTGCGAGCCCATCACTGACCCTCTGGACCTGGTTGAGCGGGTGGTGGGGAGGAATGAGGAGGAAGCCACAGACAACACTGGAAGTGAGGTAGAAACTTCTCCCGAGGAAGCCCCGGTGCCAGCAGAAGTGAAATTGGAAGAGGATGTTGTAAAAGGGTGTTTGACTGGAGACCATAACCCAGTGGGAGATGCAGCCAGCGCGGGGGAAGTGATGCTGGCGGGAGAGGAACTGGAGGCAGCGTGTACAGGAGAGGGACCTGCAAGGGAGGAGGCCCAAAATTCAGCAAAGGATTCATCCCCCGTGGAGATCCTGGAGCCTgttgaagaaacagaagagaaagcagaaaacagcCCCAGAGACAACCAGCCAGGAGCTGCGCATGGGAATGGCTGGAAAGGACAAGATGGAAATGATGGAGAACTTGGAGAAAATGGGGTGCAGGTTGCTCCAGCTCCTGAAGGACCATCAAGGGATGGACCTGGAGAGGAGATGGGTGGCTCGGAGGGTCGCGGAGCAGTGCCAGAGCCCCAGGAGGCCCTTGGTGGACATCCAAAGGCCACAAAGACCGTGAGGTTTGATGCTGCCCTTGTCCGCACCTCTTCCCAGGCACGGGCAGCGTGGGAGGCAGGGAACCCACCAGATCCATCCATCgcaccaaagcaaggagaggAGCCATCTCCTGTGGAAACTCCTGCAGATGTACAAGGTCCAAGTGCCCTCCCTGCAGCAGTGCAGCCTTTCCCCTCTGCCAGGGAAGCCCAGCAGGTGAGAAGCTTGTAGGTAACATGGTCACGTGAAGCTGCTCCACCTTGTGTGGGCTCCTGTGTTGGGTTTACGGAGTTTTGGGCCATCTGAGCTCAAACCGTTGATCCCGGTCACAGGAACCTGCCTTGCTCCAAAGGACAGTCAAGAAAACGCGGAGGTTTGTGGTGGATGGGGAGGAGGTGAGCGTGACGACGGCCAGGACCGTTGGCAAGGCTGGGGCAAGGGACGAGATGGTGCGCTCGGCTCGGTGAGTGATGCCACCGGGCATCTCCCATCTGTTTCTGGACAAGGAGGACCAGGGGCAAAGGGGAGAGGGTGTGGGAGGGAGGATGGGTCTGGGGAGCTCTGTGTGAAGCCCAAGGACTTGATCTTCAGGCTTGGATAAACCCATCTGCCaccctggctgggctctgctccagctggagAGCGTGAGCAAGCCCTTCCCTGCATCCTCAGGGCTGTGCAGAAGGGACACGTGAGGAGCCAAAACATTGCCCAGCCCCATGTCTGGTGTGTCCAGCAGCCAGCTtgaggaaagaagaggggaagaTCTCCCATAAGGTCTTGCATCACCCAAGGAGAGTAGGAAGGGCtgaagggggagatggaggggcaGTGACATCAGCTGAGCTTGGGAGTGTGGCCACCCAATGGGCATCCCATCTTCCTTCCTGCCGGAGAAGTTCTTCTCCCTGATGTTGGACCAGGGCTGAGCTTCTCCCTTCCTTTAGCCACCTACAAGTCAGCCATCCTAGGACGGAGAGAGGTGCCTCCAGGGCCACTTTGGGCCCCCCTCACCCCAATTCCCCAAACCTTTAGGCGCCAGGAGCTCCGCGAGCTGCGAGTGCTGCAGAAGGaagagcagcgagctcagagcCAGCTGGAGCAGAAGTTCCACCAGCAGCGGGAGCAGATGTTTCGTCACATTGAGCAGGAGATGACGGTAACCAGACCATCGTCCCCCGGTGCCATGAGCTGTTCAGAGTGCAAGGGGGTGCTGGGGTCCTACTGCTGGAGATGCCAGGGTCTGTGGGGGCGGGGTTTGGTTGCTTTGGTGGCCACTTCTGGTGGCCCCATTAACCATATCTGCATGGCAGAGCAAGAAGGAGTTTTACGACCGGGAGGTGGAGAGCTCGGAGCGGCGCTACCGGCAGCTGAAGGAGCGCCAGGAGCTCGAGTACACGACGAGGCTGCGAGATGAGGCCAAGCGCCTCAAGTCCCTCCAGGAGAAGGACTGTGGGAAGAGGATGCAAGAGCTGAAGGGCGATGGGAGAGAGGTGAGTGTCCGGAGCAGCTCTGGCTCCCCTAGACGTGCCCCCAGGAGCCTGGGGACCatctcccctgggtgctgggatgAAGCCCCCGCTGTTACTCGCCGCAGGAGCAGCGgttcctgcagcagcagcgggAGGAACTCAACTCAGCCCTCCAGAGGATTGTCCAGGAGCACAAGAAGAAGATGATGTCCATCGACTGGGAGTGCATCAACAAGATCCATAGCCTCAGAAGAGGTGGAAcgcagggaggaggagggtggtggAGGGTTCTTTGAGGGGAGCAGGGGGTCTGGCTGGGGGTTTTTGGAGGTGGTCATGGTGCTGCTGTCTTGCCCGGTAGCCCGCGAGTCGGTGGTGTGGAGCATGGAGCAAGGGCACCTGCAGGAGAAGTACCAGCTCTTCAGGCAGCAGGTGAAGGAGCAGCACGCACTGCAGCGGCAGCAGCTCCGCAAGCGCCACGAGAAGGTGAGGCAGGAGCCGCCGGCAAcactcccccagccctgcaggctCCCGACCCCTCTCCTGCCTCACCCTCCTGCCCCTTTCCCAGGAGACAGAGAGGATGAACCGCTTCCACCAGCTCTTGCTGGAGGATCTGAGGAGCCAGCAGTCGCAGGAGCGGGCTCAGCTGCTGAAAAGCCAACGCTGCGATGCCAAAATCCGCCTGGCCCTCTTCAAGGACAACCTGAAGATCCAGGAGGCGAATGGGGCCAAGCAGAGGGAGAGGGCCAAGCAGGTACGAGGACCCGTCTGGGGCCAATGAGCTTCCTCAGCACAAAGTCCCTGAAAAGCCTTTTGGGGAAAGGGAGGGTGACGTGGGCTGTCCCCCCGCCACAGTTCACGCAGCGGGAGGAGAGGCGGCAGCGAGCGGAGGCGCAgcggcagcaggagcagcagacgCAGCAgttgcagcagctgcagcagcagcaggctgagagcctggcagagctggagcagatgCAGGTACTGGGAAATGGCTGCAAAACTGTCCACTGCACCCCTGCTAcctctcctccagcctcctccttcccctttccacctctcctctcccaggGGGAGAAGATGCACCTCTTGGCagagcaggagaggaggcagctggggcGGCTGGACCAGGAGCACGCCATGGAGCTCAGCGCCTGGAAGCAACGGCTGGTGGCTCGCAAGGAGGTGAGTGGCCCCACAgcgtcccctccccagcctgggaCACGCTGGAGGGCTGCTCTCCCCGGGCCACGGCAGCGTTGTTTCTCTCCTCCAGATGCTGGAGGAGGAACTGGGGAACTCGCTGCCGGTGCAGCAGCGAGGAGAGGTGCGGGGTGCCCGCGGCAGCAACAGGATCAGCCGCTTCTTCCACCTCCCCTCCTGACGCTGCGCTGGGGGTTACTGGGGagagagaggcaggcaggggcCTGGTGCCCCGTCCCACGGCTCTTCCAGACGGGACTGAGGATCTCAAAGGCGATGCAAGGGGCAGCCGAGCCCCGGGGCCGAGCAGGACGTGGTATGGAGCCCGGCGGTGGCAGGTGTGGGTGGGATCGAGCCCACCCTCGCTGAGCTGGAGGGGTGAAGCAGGTGCCAACACCCTGAATCACCCCAGAAGCCCCTCGGGGGGGTCTCCCCCCCTGGGCTTGAAGCTGTGGAAACAGCAGGGGGGGGGTTGCTGACACTTCCCCTGCGGATCTCCCCTCAGCTGAATTGCAACTCAAGGAAATACATCTTTTCTTGGAGAAAGTCTGTTTGTGACTATTTTACTTAAAAACCTCTTGTCttgcagcccccccgcccccgcaagCGCATCCTGTGCCCCCAACCTGCCCCCTCAAGCCAGCTCTCTGGGAGGCAGGTCCCATGCTCAGCCCCTGGCCCAGAGATGCCCTTGTGTCTCGGCTCCACCACCCCGCAGAGCTCTTCTCCATGCCCTCatcagggccctgagggcactaataAGGCCTCAGAGCcttgaccagcctcacctggggccttGACCCACACCCATGGCCCAGGAGCTCCACTGAAGCTCAGCTCAAGGGCTTTAGTCCCTGCAGGAGCACTGGTCTCCCTGCCTCACAGCCTCGGACCCAATCCTGACCTGCAGACTGGCTTCCTGGCTTGATCTCGGACCTGCCTCAGCACCACGAAAGGGATCTCAGCTCTTGGTTGAACCCAGCCACCATCTCAGGGTTGGTGCTGCTCCCGTTGTTGGGATACTGGAGAAACTGGGTCCTGGCTGGTGCTGCTCCGGCTGTGCGATCCCCTAACTCCTGGCTTGCTTTTCTTTGGGGagctgccctgctcttgctgctccatGCCACTCGTGTTATTTTAACCTCTCTCCTGTTTTGGGAGACTTTCTTCCCTGTCGCAAAGGCCCATCTATAAAGTCTGTAGCAATTTACTATCTTTAAGCTCAGTATAAAAGGTAAATTATTTAATGGGATGAACAGGActacaggaggaactggagacaCGAGTAAGTCAGTTCACGTACAGGGAATTAGACAGACAGGGAGTGACACATAGAGGAGACTGTTGCGAGCAGGCCCAGGCGGTTCACAGTGAGACGAAGGAACTCCACTACCAGGAAAGAGCTGATGGATTGAAGatggcaggagccaggcaggcTGAGCTGCAACCGTCCATCTGTCCGAGTCCTACGCTGAGGCAGGACATCCTGGATTTGAAAGTGTTCCTGAGGTGCAGAGACTAGTGGGATTTCTTGGCGACGGCaccaagaggagaaaaatctGCCACTGATGAGATGGTCCAGAGCGAGCATGTtggctgggagctgtgctgtCCCGGGTCAGCCCTGTGGTCTGCTCCACAGGGCTCAGTTGCCCTGTTTCACTAGGACGTCAGACAGGTCCTCTGTGCCCTCCAGCTTCAGATTCTGGGAATATAAAAGAAAAGCTAAGTTTGACAAAGCCAAACTCTTCCCCTCTGAGTCTGAATGCATGAAAAAacccagaatcccagaatcatctcggttggaaaagcccttgaagctcctccagtccaaccatgaacctcaccctgaccgttcccaactccaccagatccctcagcgctgggtcaacccgactcttcaacccctccagggatggggactccccccctgccctgggcagcccattccaacacccaacagccccttctgcaaagaaatccttcctaagagccagtctgaccctgccctggcgcagcttgaggccattccctcttggcctgccgctggttccttggctcaagagactcatcccccctctctccaccctcctctcagggagttggagagggccatgagctctcccctcagcctcctcttctccagactaaacccccccagttccctcagccgctccccatcagacctgtgctccagaccctgcaccagctccgttgcccttctctggccacgctcgagtcattcaatggcctttttggagtgaggggcccaaaactgaacccactcatcgaggggcggcctcatcagtgccgagcacaggggtcagatcccttccctgtccctgctggccacgctagtgctgatataagccaggatgccattggcctgcttggccacctgggcacactgctggctcctgttcagccagctatcaacCAACACCCACATGATGAAGGTTCAGAACAGCCCCAGGCTCTTCTGTCACCATCAGCACACACAAGACCAAGGCTGTTGCTTTGGTGTCTGAAATGCTCCCAACACTTAACACACTGAGCAACTGCTGCCAGACCCAAGGACGAGGAAGGACAGACATCAGTTAGGCTGGAAAAGTTACGAGTGCTTAACCACGGGCTGTCATTGCCCACGCATGAACCTGGTTTATGTTCAC
Coding sequences within:
- the LOC141935684 gene encoding STE20-like serine/threonine-protein kinase isoform X1, encoding MAFLRRLFGFSEKKKKPPRRYEHVKRDVDPEEAWLVLGELGDGAFGKVFKAQNKVTGALAAAKVIETPGEEELEDYVVEIEILACCDHPNITKLLDALYWNGRLWVSDGGRWAPHPARELGSHHHLGAVGLGLQGTHLQTRVGNLSLQILVEFCPGGAVDAAILELEKGLTEEQIRVACKQLLLALQYLHGCKIIHRDVKAGNVLLTLDGDVKLADFGVSAKNSSTVQRRVSFIGTPYWMAPEVVQCETSKESPYSYKADIWSLGITLIEMAEMEPPYHELNPLRVLLKIAKSQPPTLRHPKRWSEDFKDFLRKSLEKSPEARWSASQLLQHPFVAGISDKRPLRELVAEARADVLEEEDEEEGPIPLPGQEHGDSSCPPTPGDPLEHQPPDTTGRVGEEPDIPPNVQVVAEPRTKKASDFLKQMRRRSQLEPMGSMRLPAKRLSESLKLMRRRSFFGGMKSQETAKEQHGAELRELEMLALDAPQGTSVPAEAGGEVQECQEEETNPLGSPCNVAELPLGPQRAGDCAGLQELRAEQVGPNAEPWEETQRADASPVAKTPTEGQLAAQPSPILTPKSDTKEESSRDPTCNSLALPAPTDGGWHRGSAVGQMVAALDLWVVGPKTWSFKSNQHQVTRSLPALKVEVGSPGAEDDPGKDGDGAGRAPMGPEGAGEPGETELVEERVEWGEESLTPSVTEEVGGGSDVFKERQEPLAELGEAGGENKGERNSAVCEPITDPLDLVERVVGRNEEEATDNTGSEVETSPEEAPVPAEVKLEEDVVKGCLTGDHNPVGDAASAGEVMLAGEELEAACTGEGPAREEAQNSAKDSSPVEILEPVEETEEKAENSPRDNQPGAAHGNGWKGQDGNDGELGENGVQVAPAPEGPSRDGPGEEMGGSEGRGAVPEPQEALGGHPKATKTVRFDAALVRTSSQARAAWEAGNPPDPSIAPKQGEEPSPVETPADVQGPSALPAAVQPFPSAREAQQEPALLQRTVKKTRRFVVDGEEVSVTTARTVGKAGARDEMVRSARRQELRELRVLQKEEQRAQSQLEQKFHQQREQMFRHIEQEMTSKKEFYDREVESSERRYRQLKERQELEYTTRLRDEAKRLKSLQEKDCGKRMQELKGDGREEQRFLQQQREELNSALQRIVQEHKKKMMSIDWECINKIHSLRRARESVVWSMEQGHLQEKYQLFRQQVKEQHALQRQQLRKRHEKETERMNRFHQLLLEDLRSQQSQERAQLLKSQRCDAKIRLALFKDNLKIQEANGAKQRERAKQFTQREERRQRAEAQRQQEQQTQQLQQLQQQQAESLAELEQMQGEKMHLLAEQERRQLGRLDQEHAMELSAWKQRLVARKEMLEEELGNSLPVQQRGEVRGARGSNRISRFFHLPS
- the LOC141935684 gene encoding STE20-like serine/threonine-protein kinase isoform X2 translates to MAFLRRLFGFSEKKKKPPRRYEHVKRDVDPEEAWLVLGELGDGAFGKVFKAQNKVTGALAAAKVIETPGEEELEDYVVEIEILACCDHPNITKLLDALYWNGRLWILVEFCPGGAVDAAILELEKGLTEEQIRVACKQLLLALQYLHGCKIIHRDVKAGNVLLTLDGDVKLADFGVSAKNSSTVQRRVSFIGTPYWMAPEVVQCETSKESPYSYKADIWSLGITLIEMAEMEPPYHELNPLRVLLKIAKSQPPTLRHPKRWSEDFKDFLRKSLEKSPEARWSASQLLQHPFVAGISDKRPLRELVAEARADVLEEEDEEEGPIPLPGQEHGDSSCPPTPGDPLEHQPPDTTGRVGEEPDIPPNVQVVAEPRTKKASDFLKQMRRRSQLEPMGSMRLPAKRLSESLKLMRRRSFFGGMKSQETAKEQHGAELRELEMLALDAPQGTSVPAEAGGEVQECQEEETNPLGSPCNVAELPLGPQRAGDCAGLQELRAEQVGPNAEPWEETQRADASPVAKTPTEGQLAAQPSPILTPKSDTKEESSRDPTCNSLALPAPTDGGWHRGSAVGQMVAALDLWVVGPKTWSFKSNQHQVTRSLPALKVEVGSPGAEDDPGKDGDGAGRAPMGPEGAGEPGETELVEERVEWGEESLTPSVTEEVGGGSDVFKERQEPLAELGEAGGENKGERNSAVCEPITDPLDLVERVVGRNEEEATDNTGSEVETSPEEAPVPAEVKLEEDVVKGCLTGDHNPVGDAASAGEVMLAGEELEAACTGEGPAREEAQNSAKDSSPVEILEPVEETEEKAENSPRDNQPGAAHGNGWKGQDGNDGELGENGVQVAPAPEGPSRDGPGEEMGGSEGRGAVPEPQEALGGHPKATKTVRFDAALVRTSSQARAAWEAGNPPDPSIAPKQGEEPSPVETPADVQGPSALPAAVQPFPSAREAQQEPALLQRTVKKTRRFVVDGEEVSVTTARTVGKAGARDEMVRSARRQELRELRVLQKEEQRAQSQLEQKFHQQREQMFRHIEQEMTSKKEFYDREVESSERRYRQLKERQELEYTTRLRDEAKRLKSLQEKDCGKRMQELKGDGREEQRFLQQQREELNSALQRIVQEHKKKMMSIDWECINKIHSLRRARESVVWSMEQGHLQEKYQLFRQQVKEQHALQRQQLRKRHEKETERMNRFHQLLLEDLRSQQSQERAQLLKSQRCDAKIRLALFKDNLKIQEANGAKQRERAKQFTQREERRQRAEAQRQQEQQTQQLQQLQQQQAESLAELEQMQGEKMHLLAEQERRQLGRLDQEHAMELSAWKQRLVARKEMLEEELGNSLPVQQRGEVRGARGSNRISRFFHLPS